One genomic window of Nicotiana sylvestris chromosome 10, ASM39365v2, whole genome shotgun sequence includes the following:
- the LOC104238458 gene encoding DNA polymerase I B, chloroplastic/mitochondrial-like isoform X1, whose product MLFLVSTKLLYQSLECYFKGYLLAIQNQLALEKDRYKIHLAFIAAQENSLIVSDNEQSMLDASRAGGDFHLRTATNMYPRIHEAIEKAQLLPRGKIPLLQKNTNFVQEVRFIGIFIHDAFAPKRKKAKMLNFVAAYERTTVRLAPK is encoded by the exons ATGCTTTTTTTGGTGAGCACCAAATTACTCTATCAGTCATTAGAATGTTATTTCAAAGGTTATCTTCTTGCAATACAAAACCAGCTTGCTCTGGAGAAAGATAGGTACAAAATTCATCTAGCTTTTATAGCTGCTCAAGAGAATTCCTTGATTGTATCTGACAATGAGCAG AGCATGTTGGATGCTTCCAGAGCTGGTGGAGACTTCCATTTAAGGACTGCTACAAATATGTATCCTCGCATCCATGAAGCCATTGAAAAAGCTCAG CTACTTCCAAGAGGGAAAATTCCGCTTCTTCAAAAGAACACGAATTTTGTGCAAGAAGTTAGATTTATTGGAATTTTCATACATGATGCTTTTGCTCCTAAAAGAAAGAAGGCAAAAATGCTCAATTTTGTTGCTGCGTACGAGAGAACTACTGTTAGACTTGCCCCCAAATAG
- the LOC104238458 gene encoding DNA polymerase I B, chloroplastic/mitochondrial-like isoform X2 has protein sequence MRFQEFDSEPYVFAPTIMKLALEKDRYKIHLAFIAAQENSLIVSDNEQSMLDASRAGGDFHLRTATNMYPRIHEAIEKAQLLPRGKIPLLQKNTNFVQEVRFIGIFIHDAFAPKRKKAKMLNFVAAYERTTVRLAPK, from the exons ATGCGCTTTCAAGAGTTTGATTCTGAACCATATGTTTTTGCTCCTACCATTATGAAG CTTGCTCTGGAGAAAGATAGGTACAAAATTCATCTAGCTTTTATAGCTGCTCAAGAGAATTCCTTGATTGTATCTGACAATGAGCAG AGCATGTTGGATGCTTCCAGAGCTGGTGGAGACTTCCATTTAAGGACTGCTACAAATATGTATCCTCGCATCCATGAAGCCATTGAAAAAGCTCAG CTACTTCCAAGAGGGAAAATTCCGCTTCTTCAAAAGAACACGAATTTTGTGCAAGAAGTTAGATTTATTGGAATTTTCATACATGATGCTTTTGCTCCTAAAAGAAAGAAGGCAAAAATGCTCAATTTTGTTGCTGCGTACGAGAGAACTACTGTTAGACTTGCCCCCAAATAG
- the LOC138879726 gene encoding uncharacterized protein, which produces MDVELKLELDEEDEGRRGEKQLKQKRDQQQQCEMYPSVYHLQLHLKGQQFVSFKATVRSKGCIALATATSGVAASTLPSGRTAHSHFKIPIDIEENFSCNINKQSSTTDLMDTNILFGGKVVVFGDDFRQTLLVIRNKKKEDFIGIGLMRAKTDPSFCDYLMRIGIGQERVNTNNKIELSDSIIITFTTEEESLDHLFVVTVSNVHTCSSNPFFADSRIVLTTKNNFVNEINDILIAKFPEKATTFVGFDETVA; this is translated from the exons atggatgtcgagctcaagcttgagcttgACGAAGAGGACGAAGGCAGACGCGGCGagaagcagctgaagcagaaacGTGACCAGCAGCAGCAATG TGAGATGTATCCAAGTGTTTATCATCTTCAACTACATCTTAAAGGGCAACAATTTGTTTCTTTTAAAG CAACTGTACGTAGTAAAGGATGCATAGCTCTAGCAACTGCTACTTCTGGCGTTGCTGCTTCTACTCTTCCAAGTGGGCGAACTGCACATTCACATTTTAAAATACCTATAGACATTGAGGAAAATTTCAGCTGCAACATCAACAAACAAAGTTCAACTACTG ATCTTATGGATACAAATATTCTATTTGGGGGAAAAGTTGTTGTTTTTGGAGATGACTTTAGACAAACTCTTCTTGTTAttcgaaataaaaaaaaagaagattttaTTGGAATTGGACTTATGAGGGCAAAAACAGATCCTTCTTTTTGTGATTACCTTATGAGAATTGGAATTGGACAAGAGAGGGTCAACACtaataacaaaattgaactttcAGATTCTATAATTATTACTTTTACAACTGAAGAAGAATCTCTGGACCATTTATTCGTTGTGACAGTCTCAAATGTACACACATGCTCCTCTAATCCTTTTTTTGCAGATTCTCGCATTGTTCTGACGACGAAAAATAATTTTGTGAATGAAATCAACGATATTCTTATAGCAAAATTTCCAGAAAAAGCAACTACATTTGTTGGCTTTGACGAAACCGTTGCATAA